The following coding sequences lie in one Cupriavidus sp. WKF15 genomic window:
- a CDS encoding carboxyl transferase domain-containing protein: MNPPKLLIANRGEIAIRIARAAAALGMPSVAIHGDDDRDALHVRKADEAVALPGSGPRAYLDIGQVVAAARRAGCQLVHPGYGFLSENADFAQACLDAGLTFVGPAPDVLRLFGDKARARALAREHGVPVVPGTTGPTTLAAAHAFFAGLPRGTGMMIKALAGGGGRGMRAVHDAAQIDEAWSRCASEATAAFGNGAVYVEQIVTAPRHIETQVVADAGGQVVTLGERECSLQRRHQKLVEVAPSPALDDATRARLAEAASTLARAAAYRGIGTFEFLVQERDGQAPAFWFMEANPRLQVEHTVTEMVTGVDLVQAQLAIARGADLAQLGLERVPAPRGVAVQLRINAEHLDGQGQLRPAAGTLTAFEAPSGPGVRVDSAGFAGMAANPRFDSLLAKLIVHESGGNYPRALALAYRALCEFRIEGIDTNRRLLQDLLQQDAVQRNAVHTQYLDQALPALAAVGGDHPALHATGAAAVEQDTEAEDDLPADAVAVLAPMDGALAALHVRPGDSVRRGQALAIIEAMKMEHPIEAPAAGTVLAVRAQAGATVRAGAALVLIETSGDAGHTEQVRTASDPDHIRADLRDALQRHALGQDAARETAVAKRHAQGGRTARENIARLCDADSFIEYGALAIAAQRQRRTEDDLIRSTPADGIVTGIGTVNAAQIPGADARCMVLAYDYTVLAGTQGYYGHKKLDRMLALAQQWKLPVVLFAEGGGGRPGDTDMPVVAGLDCTSFIQFARLSGQVPLVGIVHGRCFAGNAALLGCADVIIATRSATIGMGGPAMIEGGGLGVYAPEEVGPVGVQAPNGVIDVLVDDEAAAVDAARRYLSYFQGDAPGWQAEDPRHLRHAIPENRLRSYDMRAVIHALADTGSALELRAAFGTGILTALIRIEGRAFGCIANNPRHLGGAIDSAAADKAARFMQLCDAHGLPILSLCDTPGFMVGPQAEKSATVRHVSRLFVVAGALRVPFFTVVLRKGYGLGAQAMAGGSFAAPFFTAAWPSGEFGAMGLEGSIRLGFRKELEAVADPDEREALFARMVDTAYQRGRALNMASHLEIDAVIDPADTRRWLLRGLASVPPASLGRRTGEDRRFIDTW; the protein is encoded by the coding sequence ATGAATCCGCCCAAGCTCCTGATCGCCAACCGCGGCGAAATCGCCATCCGCATCGCCCGCGCGGCCGCGGCCCTGGGCATGCCGAGCGTGGCCATCCATGGCGACGACGACCGCGACGCGCTGCACGTGCGCAAGGCCGATGAAGCCGTGGCACTGCCCGGCAGCGGCCCGCGCGCTTACCTCGATATCGGGCAGGTCGTCGCCGCCGCGCGCCGTGCGGGTTGCCAGCTCGTCCATCCCGGCTATGGCTTCTTGTCCGAGAACGCCGACTTCGCGCAGGCGTGCCTTGACGCCGGCCTGACCTTCGTCGGTCCCGCCCCGGATGTGCTGCGCCTGTTCGGCGACAAGGCGCGTGCCCGTGCGCTGGCCCGCGAGCATGGCGTGCCCGTGGTGCCGGGCACGACCGGCCCGACCACGCTGGCCGCGGCCCATGCGTTCTTTGCCGGCCTGCCGCGCGGCACCGGCATGATGATCAAGGCGCTGGCCGGCGGCGGCGGGCGCGGCATGCGCGCCGTCCACGACGCGGCGCAGATCGACGAAGCGTGGTCGCGCTGCGCGTCGGAGGCGACGGCGGCATTCGGCAACGGCGCGGTTTATGTCGAGCAGATCGTGACCGCGCCGCGCCATATCGAAACCCAGGTGGTCGCGGACGCCGGCGGGCAAGTGGTCACGCTCGGCGAGCGCGAATGCAGCCTGCAGCGCCGGCACCAGAAGCTCGTGGAAGTGGCGCCCAGCCCCGCGCTCGACGATGCAACCCGTGCACGCCTGGCAGAGGCCGCCAGCACGCTTGCGCGCGCGGCCGCCTACCGCGGCATCGGCACGTTCGAATTCCTGGTGCAGGAGCGCGACGGCCAGGCGCCGGCGTTCTGGTTCATGGAGGCCAATCCGCGCCTGCAGGTCGAACACACCGTGACGGAGATGGTCACCGGCGTGGACCTGGTGCAAGCCCAGCTTGCCATCGCCAGAGGCGCGGACCTTGCGCAACTGGGTCTGGAACGCGTACCGGCACCACGCGGCGTGGCCGTGCAGCTTCGCATCAATGCCGAGCATCTCGACGGGCAAGGACAATTGCGTCCCGCTGCCGGCACGCTCACCGCGTTCGAGGCCCCGAGCGGGCCGGGCGTGCGAGTCGACAGCGCGGGTTTCGCGGGCATGGCGGCCAATCCGCGTTTCGATTCGCTGCTGGCCAAGCTGATCGTGCACGAGTCCGGCGGCAATTACCCCCGCGCGCTCGCGCTTGCGTACCGTGCCTTGTGCGAGTTCCGGATCGAGGGCATCGACACCAACCGCCGCCTGCTGCAGGACCTGCTGCAGCAAGACGCCGTGCAGCGCAATGCCGTGCATACGCAGTACCTCGACCAGGCCCTGCCCGCGCTCGCCGCAGTCGGCGGTGACCACCCCGCGCTGCATGCAACCGGCGCCGCAGCCGTGGAACAGGACACCGAGGCCGAGGACGACCTGCCCGCCGATGCCGTAGCCGTGCTGGCGCCAATGGACGGCGCACTGGCCGCTCTCCATGTGCGGCCCGGCGACTCCGTACGCCGCGGCCAGGCGCTCGCGATCATCGAGGCCATGAAGATGGAGCACCCGATCGAGGCGCCTGCCGCGGGCACGGTGCTGGCCGTGCGTGCGCAGGCCGGCGCGACCGTGCGGGCAGGTGCCGCGCTCGTGCTGATTGAAACCAGCGGCGACGCCGGCCACACCGAGCAGGTCCGCACCGCCAGCGACCCCGATCATATCCGCGCCGATCTGCGCGATGCGCTCCAGCGCCACGCGCTCGGCCAGGACGCCGCCCGCGAGACAGCCGTGGCAAAACGCCATGCACAGGGCGGCCGCACCGCGCGCGAGAACATTGCGCGATTGTGCGACGCGGACTCCTTCATCGAATACGGCGCACTGGCGATCGCCGCGCAGCGTCAGCGCCGCACCGAAGACGATCTGATCCGCTCGACGCCGGCCGACGGCATCGTAACGGGCATCGGCACCGTGAACGCGGCGCAGATCCCCGGCGCCGATGCGCGCTGCATGGTGCTCGCCTACGACTACACCGTGCTGGCCGGCACCCAGGGCTACTACGGCCACAAGAAGCTGGACCGCATGCTGGCGCTGGCGCAGCAGTGGAAGCTGCCCGTGGTGCTGTTCGCCGAGGGCGGCGGCGGCCGCCCCGGCGACACCGACATGCCGGTGGTGGCCGGACTCGACTGCACCTCGTTCATCCAGTTCGCGCGGCTGTCCGGGCAGGTGCCGCTGGTGGGCATCGTGCATGGGCGCTGCTTCGCCGGCAATGCGGCGCTGCTGGGCTGCGCCGATGTGATCATCGCCACGCGCAGCGCCACCATCGGCATGGGCGGTCCGGCCATGATCGAGGGTGGCGGCCTGGGCGTGTATGCCCCCGAGGAAGTCGGGCCCGTCGGCGTGCAGGCGCCCAATGGCGTGATCGATGTGCTGGTGGACGACGAAGCCGCCGCCGTCGATGCCGCGCGCCGATACCTCTCCTATTTCCAGGGTGATGCCCCCGGCTGGCAGGCCGAAGACCCGCGCCACCTGCGCCACGCGATTCCCGAGAACCGCCTGCGCAGCTACGACATGCGCGCGGTGATCCATGCGCTCGCGGACACTGGCTCGGCGCTCGAACTGCGCGCCGCCTTCGGCACCGGCATCCTAACCGCGCTGATCCGCATCGAGGGCCGCGCGTTCGGCTGCATCGCCAACAATCCGCGCCACCTCGGCGGCGCCATCGACAGCGCCGCCGCGGACAAGGCCGCGCGCTTCATGCAGCTGTGCGACGCGCATGGCTTGCCGATCCTGTCGCTATGCGACACGCCGGGCTTCATGGTCGGCCCGCAGGCAGAGAAGAGCGCCACCGTGCGCCACGTCTCGCGCCTGTTCGTGGTGGCCGGCGCGCTGCGCGTGCCGTTCTTCACGGTCGTGCTGCGCAAGGGCTACGGGCTTGGCGCGCAGGCCATGGCCGGCGGCAGCTTCGCGGCGCCGTTCTTCACCGCAGCCTGGCCGAGCGGCGAATTCGGCGCCATGGGCCTGGAAGGCTCGATCCGGCTCGGGTTCCGCAAGGAACTCGAAGCCGTGGCCGATCCCGACGAGCGCGAGGCGCTGTTCGCGCGCATGGTCGATACCGCCTACCAGCGCGGCCGCGCACTGAACATGGCCAGCCACCTGGAAATCGACGCCGTGATCGACCCGGCCGACACGCGCCGCTGGCTGCTGCGCGGGCTGGCCTCGGTGCCGCCGGCCAGCCTTGGCCGGCGCACGGGCGAGGACCGCCGCTTTATCGACACCTGGTAG
- a CDS encoding branched-chain amino acid ABC transporter substrate-binding protein, with product MQTTTPTRGAPRARKRPLARLLATAALAAALAPALAAAQGAPIKVAFIDQLSGPLANVGEIFQANLKFAIDDANAQGGVLGRQYELVSYDNKLSAQDSLSALQSAIDAGVKVVFTGGSGSSVVTALVEAATRHNERNPDRRILIVNYASIDPDLTGARCSFWHFATEANTSMKMRALADFTREQQDIHKIYLLNQDYAHGRVWAALGQQMIATARPDTQFVGATLHPLGKVKDFAPYVSKIKASGADTIVTGNWGQDLSLLIKAAGDIGYDPRYLNHSGGGAPGTVLAVSQAKTGKLTWVSEWLPKTEDPALSALAARVRQTSAGEYFTPRVLVSVQLVSEAMRRAGSDDPTKVALALEGMKMKTALGEVTMRKSDHQLLLPQVVSTVAPVDGKTVKVGAEGTQYGFRLNSVTPAQALDLPSACHMKRPTGV from the coding sequence ATGCAGACCACCACGCCAACGCGCGGAGCACCCCGCGCCCGCAAGCGTCCCCTGGCCCGCCTGCTGGCCACCGCGGCCCTGGCGGCTGCCCTGGCGCCCGCGCTTGCGGCAGCGCAGGGCGCGCCGATCAAGGTTGCGTTCATCGACCAGCTGTCCGGGCCGCTCGCCAATGTGGGCGAGATCTTCCAGGCCAACCTGAAGTTCGCGATCGACGACGCCAATGCGCAGGGTGGCGTGCTCGGCCGCCAGTACGAACTGGTGAGCTACGACAACAAGCTGTCCGCGCAGGACAGCCTGTCGGCACTGCAAAGCGCGATCGACGCCGGGGTCAAGGTGGTATTCACCGGCGGCTCCGGCTCTTCGGTCGTGACCGCACTGGTGGAAGCCGCCACGCGCCACAACGAGCGCAACCCGGATCGCCGCATCCTGATCGTCAACTACGCGTCGATCGACCCGGACCTGACCGGCGCGCGCTGCAGCTTCTGGCATTTCGCGACCGAGGCCAACACCTCCATGAAGATGCGCGCGCTGGCCGACTTCACGCGCGAGCAGCAGGACATCCACAAGATCTACCTGTTGAACCAGGACTATGCGCACGGCCGGGTCTGGGCCGCGCTGGGCCAGCAGATGATCGCCACCGCACGCCCGGACACGCAGTTCGTCGGCGCCACGCTGCACCCGCTCGGCAAGGTCAAGGACTTCGCGCCTTATGTCAGCAAGATCAAGGCAAGCGGCGCCGACACCATCGTCACCGGCAACTGGGGCCAGGACCTGAGCCTGCTGATCAAGGCTGCGGGCGATATCGGCTATGACCCGCGCTACCTGAACCATAGCGGCGGCGGCGCGCCCGGCACCGTGCTGGCGGTATCGCAGGCGAAGACCGGCAAGCTCACCTGGGTCTCGGAATGGCTGCCCAAAACCGAGGATCCGGCGCTGTCCGCGCTCGCGGCGCGCGTGAGGCAGACCTCCGCCGGCGAGTACTTCACGCCGCGCGTGCTGGTGTCGGTGCAGCTCGTGTCCGAGGCCATGCGGCGCGCCGGCAGCGACGATCCGACCAAGGTCGCCCTGGCGCTCGAAGGCATGAAGATGAAGACCGCGCTGGGCGAGGTGACGATGCGCAAGAGCGATCACCAGCTCTTGCTGCCACAGGTGGTGTCGACCGTGGCGCCCGTTGACGGCAAGACCGTCAAGGTCGGCGCCGAAGGCACGCAGTACGGCTTTCGCCTGAACAGCGTGACGCCGGCGCAGGCACTCGACCTGCCATCGGCCTGTCACATGAAGCGGCCTACCGGCGTCTGA